Below is a genomic region from Echinicola rosea.
CCGCTTCGGCCATTCTCATCCCCTTGGCTAGAAAAACAGCAATGGCTGAAGACAACGTACAGCCAGTTCCGTGGACATTGCCAGTATTTATCTTTTCACTTTCAAAAACATGCATTTGCCCATTACCACCAAGGACATCCGCTACCATTTCTCCATGTAGATGTCCTCCTTTGACCAATACGAAGGCCGATTCATAAGTCAATAATTGGCTAGCGGCTTCCTTCATTTCATCCAAAGTATCCACTGCTTTGCCCATAAGTACAGCGGCCTCGTCCATATTGGGCGTGATAATACGTGAAATAGGGAAAAGCTCTTTTTTCAATACCTCCACGGTTTCTTCCTTGATCAAACGGTCTCCGCTCGTAGCTACCATGACGGGATCAAAAACAACCGGGATATCCGGATATGGCACCAGTGATTCCACAATGACCTGCACCACTTCAGGCCGATTGATCATACCGATCTTTATGGCTTTCGGCCTGATATCTGTAAGCACTGCTTCCAGTTGCTCCTTGATATGCGCTACGGGAATATCATGGATACTCTTCACACCCATGGTATTTTGCGCAGTAGTGGCGGTGATAACACTCGTACCAAAACAGCCCAAAGCAGAAAATGTCTTCAAATCCGCTTGGATTCCTGCACCACCACCACTATCCGATCCTGCAATGGTCAATACAGGAATATAGGTTTTGACTTTATCGTTCATGTAGCTTTTTCGATTTCATTTCGGAATTTTTCGGCAGCTTTAGCGGGACTTTGTGCACTGCAAATGGCGGATACCACTGCCAGGCAATCTGCCCCTGCTTCAATAACCTCAGCAGCATTAAGTTCATTGATATTACCAATGGCCACTAATGGCGTTGCTGTCGCTTTTCTAAGTTTATTTAACCCCGCTAATCCCCATTCAAACCGGGTATCAGGCTTGGTGGGCGTAGAAAAAATAGGACTGACTCCGTAATACCAGGCC
It encodes:
- the thiD gene encoding bifunctional hydroxymethylpyrimidine kinase/phosphomethylpyrimidine kinase, which produces MNDKVKTYIPVLTIAGSDSGGGAGIQADLKTFSALGCFGTSVITATTAQNTMGVKSIHDIPVAHIKEQLEAVLTDIRPKAIKIGMINRPEVVQVIVESLVPYPDIPVVFDPVMVATSGDRLIKEETVEVLKKELFPISRIITPNMDEAAVLMGKAVDTLDEMKEAASQLLTYESAFVLVKGGHLHGEMVADVLGGNGQMHVFESEKINTGNVHGTGCTLSSAIAVFLAKGMRMAEAVELARNFVFQAIDAGKSVKTGQGSGPLNHFYQPEKMIIHELDQ